CGCACACGGCGCGCGCGATCCGTTCGACGTCCCTGTCACCCGTGACGTACGGCGGCATCGTGTAGACGAGGTCGCGGAACGGCCGCAGCCACACGCCCTCGCGCACTGCGGCCGCCGTCGCCGCCTTCATGTCCACCTCGTGATCGAGCTGGACGACTCCGATCGCGCCGAGCACCCGCACGTCCCGCACGCCCGGCAGGGCCGCGGCCTCCGCGAGCCCGTCCCGCAGTCCCGTCCCGATCCGCTTCACCTCGGTCCGCCAGTCCTGGCCGAGCAGCAGGTCGACCGACGCGCACGCCACCGCCGCCGCCAGCGGGTTGCCCATGAACGTCGGGCCGTGGGCGAGTACCGGGACCTCGCCGCGCGAGATGCCCTCGGCCACCCGCGCGGTGCACAGCGTCGCGGCCATCGTCAGATAACCGCCGGTCAGCGCTTTGCCGACGCACATCACGTCCGGTGTCACCCCCGCGTGGTCCGCCGCGAACAGCTCGCCCGTCCGGCCGAAGCCGGTGGCGATCTCGTCGAAGACCAGCAGCACGTCGTGCGCGTCGCACGCCTCTCGCAGCACCCGCAGATACGCGGGGGAGTGGAACCGCATGCCGCCCGCGCCCTGCACCACCGGCTCGACGATCACCGCGGCCAGCTCGTCGGCGTGCGCGCCGATCAGCTCGCGCAGCCGCTCGGCGTACGACGCGTCGTACTCGGCGGGAGGCGCGTCGGCGAAGACCTGGCGGTGGAGCACGCCCTGCCACAGCTCGTGCATCCCGCCCTCGGGGTCGCACACCGACATGGGCTGCCAGGTGTCCCCGTGGTAGCCGCCGCGCCAGGTCAGCAGGCGCTGCTTGGCCGGGCGGCCGAGCGAACGCCAGTACTGGAGGCACATCTTGACGGCGACCTCGACGGACACGGAGCCGGAGTCGGCCAGGAAGACGTGTTCCAGGCCGTCCGGAGAGATGTCGACCAGCCGCTTAGCGAGCCGTACGGCGGGCTCGTGGGTGAGTCCGCCGAACATCACGTGGCTCATCCGGTCCAGCTGGCCGCGCGCCGCCTCGTCGAGGACCGGATGGCCGTAGCCGTGGATCGCCGACCACCAGGACGACATCCCGTCGATCAGCTCACCCGCACCGCCGGCCAGTCGCAGCCGGACCCCGCTCGCCGACTCCACGACCAGCGGCTCCTGGCGGCCGGGCATCGGCCCGTACGGATGCCAGACGTGCCGCCGGTCGAGGTCGAGCAGCTCCCGCACGGACAGGTCAGGCATTGGGCGCGAGGTCCGTTCCGGCACCACGGCGGCGGACGGCGACGAGGTCGGTCCTGGCACCCGCGGGCACCGCTTCCGCGCCCGGCGTCCGCGAGCCCGCCTCCTGCGCACCCGCGGCCTCCGCGCCTGCC
The window above is part of the Streptomyces sp. NBC_01428 genome. Proteins encoded here:
- a CDS encoding adenosylmethionine--8-amino-7-oxononanoate transaminase; protein product: MPDLSVRELLDLDRRHVWHPYGPMPGRQEPLVVESASGVRLRLAGGAGELIDGMSSWWSAIHGYGHPVLDEAARGQLDRMSHVMFGGLTHEPAVRLAKRLVDISPDGLEHVFLADSGSVSVEVAVKMCLQYWRSLGRPAKQRLLTWRGGYHGDTWQPMSVCDPEGGMHELWQGVLHRQVFADAPPAEYDASYAERLRELIGAHADELAAVIVEPVVQGAGGMRFHSPAYLRVLREACDAHDVLLVFDEIATGFGRTGELFAADHAGVTPDVMCVGKALTGGYLTMAATLCTARVAEGISRGEVPVLAHGPTFMGNPLAAAVACASVDLLLGQDWRTEVKRIGTGLRDGLAEAAALPGVRDVRVLGAIGVVQLDHEVDMKAATAAAVREGVWLRPFRDLVYTMPPYVTGDRDVERIARAVCAAAREG